The Molothrus aeneus isolate 106 chromosome 15, BPBGC_Maene_1.0, whole genome shotgun sequence genome includes a region encoding these proteins:
- the ZCCHC10 gene encoding zinc finger CCHC domain-containing protein 10, producing the protein MATPMHRLIARRQAEANKQHVRCQKCLEFGHWTYECKGKRKYLHRPSRTAQLAKILKEKEKQLLLQQSAGESAAEKKTKKKRSKSVTSSSSSSSDSSASDSSSDSEDSSSSSSSSSDSDSEDSNSSSSSSPSSSSSSSSSDFESDSSSSSSSSSSTDSSSEDEPPKKKKKK; encoded by the exons GGAGGCCAACAAGCAGCATGTGAGGTGTCAGAAGTGTTTAGAGTTTGGCCACTGGACATATGAATgtaaagggaagagaaaataccTGCACAGGCCTTCAAGGACAGCTCAGCTGGCCAAAATccttaaggagaaagaaaagcaactcCTGCTGCAACAGAG CGCTGGAGAAAGTGCTGCAGAAAAGAAGACcaagaaaaaaag GTCCAAGAGTGTGAccagttccagcagcagcagcagtgacagctcagCCAGCGACTCCTCCTCCGACAGCGAggactcctcttcctcctcctcctcctcctcagacaGTGACAGTGAGGACAgcaactcctcctcctcctcctccccctcctccagcagctcttcctcctcctccgacTTCGAGTCGgattccagctcctccagcagcagcagcagcagcacagacagcagctccGAGGATGAGCCcccaaagaagaagaagaagaaatag